ACGGAAACCATAAAGTTCTTTTATGGCGAAAATCTCAAGTACTTTTACAATATCCCCATTGGCTATAAAACCAGCATCTGTTGTAGGTTTTACCCAGAAATAATTATTCTTTACGACCATAAAATAATCGCCTGCAGATATTTCTTCTTCTTGAAATAAAATACGCTGCCTAATGTTTTGATTGTAAAGATTTGCCCGTTTGTTGGACCTTACAACAATACAAGTATCCTCATGCCCTAATTGGGAGTAAGAATCATTAATGGCATCCATAATTTCATGACCATCAATTAATCGAACCACGTCGCCTTTTTGAGTAATATTAAATTTAAAAGAATCATAAAAGCCATCTTCTAAAATATGTCTTATTTGGGTGGCATTTAAGAGAATGTCACTTTCTTCACTTTGCCTTACAACCTCATTAAGTTCAATATGAGTAACTTCTCTATTGTAATCCAACATTAGTTTCTTCTCATCTAACGCAGGACTAATATCTAATTTTACTGGTGGCAGCTGTGCAGTATCTCCTATGAGAAGTAAGCGGCATTTAAAACCAGCATCAACAAACTCAATGAGATCGTTTAAAAGTGATCCATTTTCAAAAAGTTTAGCATCACTTGGCGTATCTGGAATCATAGAAGCTTCATCAACAATAAAAAGTGTATTTCTATGCTTGTTTGGTCTTAGTGAAAAGGTAATGTTGTTATTCTTGCTTTTAGGAAAGTAAATCTTACGGTGTATGGTTTGGGCATTTTGCTTGGCATAATTACCTAACACCTTTGCTGCACGACCTGTTGGCGCAGCTAAAACCACACTTTTTCTAACTTTCCATATATTTTTTACGATAGTAGATGTGATTGTAGTTTTACCAGTTCCTGCAAAACCTTTTAGTAAAAAAAGTTCCTCTGGCTCACTATCTAATATAAATTCTGAAAGCTTTTGTAGTGCGATGTCTTGCCGAGTTGTGGTTTGGTGACCAAAATCCTGTTTTAATACGTTGTAAAATTCTTTGGCGTCCATCTAGTGTTAAAGATTCAATAAAAAGTAAAGATAGCAATGGATTTTTCCTAGCGAAACTTTTAGCATTAAAAAAAAATTGTAGATTTGCGAGTACCTTGTTAATAATAAAACAAACAGAAACTAATGAAAATAGTAATTCAACTAGTACTTTGGGCCGTAATAGCTTTTTTAGGATATTTAGTGTTCAACTCTATTTATGAGCCAGTAAAATTCAATAAAATTAAGAACGAACGTTACGCCAAAGTAATTGAAAATCTTAAAGATATAAGAAATGCTGAGCTTGCTCACAAAGAAGTTATTGGTACGTTTGAAGCAGATTATGACAAACTAATACGTTTTATTGATACTGCACAATTTGCTGTAACACAACGTCGTGATACTACGTATTTAGATGAAGAATACAAGAAAACTTACGGTGTAGACCAATATAAAGAAGATGTAGTTATAGATACATTAAGCTTTATTCCTGTAAAAGATTCTCTTTATGGTGGTACAGACCGTTACAAGACAATGATGAATATCCCAATTGAAGGAGTAGACAAAAAGTTTGACCTTAAAGCTGGTTTCATTACTAAAAACGATGCTAAAATTCCTGTTTTTGAAGCTAAGGTTGCAAAGACATTAATACTATCTGACCAAGATAAAGATTTACTTGCTCAAGAAAGAGAAGTTGTATCTGTAGATGGTGTAAACGGTAAGTATATAAAAGTAGGATCTATGGAAGAAGTTAATACAAATGGTAACTGGCCAAAAACTTATGGCGCAAACGACCAATAATATCATACAAACTCCAAAAGCATTGTCCATCTTGGTTAGCCTCGATGGACTTTCTTTTTGTGTATTATCCTTTGGTAAAATCTCATTACTTTCTGAAGTTAGTTTTGAAAAGCAGCTAAACCCAATCGAAGTTTTAGAACGGTTAAAGAAAGCCCTTTCTAAAGAACAGCTAATCTCTGAACACTTTGAGAAAGTAACGCTTACTATATCTAATGAGCTTTTTACGTGTGTACCTGAAGCACTTTTTAATAAAAACAACCTTACCAACTACCTAAAGTTTTCTAGTAAGCTACTTAAAACAGATTTTGCAGATGTAGATGCACTGCCTGCTTTACAATTACATACCGTATATATTCCGTTTACCAATATTACTAACTTTATATACGACCAATTTGGTGCGTTTACGTATAGACACTCTATTTCTGTTTTTGCAGAAGCTATACTTGCTATGCAAAAGGAAAATAGTATTGCTGTTAACGTGACATCACAATATTTTGAATTGGTTGTCATACAAGCCAATGCTCTTAAATTAGCAAACCGATTTACCTACAGTTCTAAGGAAGATTTTATATACTATATATTATTTACGTATGAACAACTAAACTTAGATCGAGAAGAAGATATTCTTTATGTTTCTGGCCTAATTGAAGAAGGAGATGATAATTACGAGATGGCATTTAAGTATATTAGACATATAGCATTTTTAGAGTATTCTGGATATGAGTCTGACACGTCTTTAGAGTTACAACCTCATCAACATTTATTAATTCGCCAAGCCCTAATATGAGAATTGTTTCAGGAAAATATAAAAGTAAACGTATAACAGCTCCAAAAAATCTTCCTGTAAGGCCAACTACAGATATGGCTAAGGAAGGTCTATTTAATAGGCTAAACAACTGGTATAGCTTTAGATCAATTAAGGTATTAGACTTGTTTGCTGGTACAGGAAACATATCTTTTGAGTTTCTCTCAAGAGGTACAGAACATATAGTTGCGGTTGATAATCATAACAACTGTTTAAAGTTTATAAATACTATTGCAAAAGAATTGAACGGTGAGATAACCACTATTAAAAGTGATGTCTTAAAATATCTAGAAAAAGCTTCTGGTTCTTTTGAAGTTGTATTTGCAGATCCACCTTATGCCCTACCACAAGAAGATTTTGAAACCCTAGTACAACTCGTTTTTAAACATAATTGGTTAACCGATAACGGTACTTTAATTGTTGAGCATTCACAACAAACAGATCTTGCACATTTAGAGCATTTTACTGAAGCTAGACGCTATGGCAGTTCTGTCTTTAGTTTCTTTGAAATGTAATCTTCTACTATTCAAAACATTATAACATATTTAGCGTATTAGATTTTAATGTATCTTTAGGTAAACAACCTTAAAAACTAACACCAATGACAACATCTCACAAACCAAATGTCTTATTCTGGGTAATAGCCATTATTGGCTTAATTTGGAATGCTATGGGCGTATTTCAATTTTTTGCTGAAAACTTTATGAAAGAAACCTTATATGAAGGCTACACTGAAGAGCAAATTGCATTAATGGACAATATGCCCGCTTGGATTTCTGTAATTTTTGCTGTTGCTGTATTTTCTGGATTTTTAGGCTGCGTACTTTTGGTAATGCGAAAAAACACTGCCGTTGCTTTATTCTTAATCTCATTAGTAGCAGTAATCATACAGATGAGCTATTGGTTATTTTTCACCAATGCTAAGGAGGTTATGGGTGATGGCGTAGAATATATGCCTATAACAGTAATAGTTGTAGCAGCCATACTCTATTTTTATAGTAAGCACGCTCTAAAAAAAGGATGGCTACTTAAGTAAAAAAAAGAAAAGGCTAGAAATTATTTTCTAGCCTTTTTCTTTATAACCATTTCTTCCGTTTAAAATACCAAAGTAACCCGAAGAACACAATTAACATTGCTCCCCAAAGATAAAAGTACCCATACTTAAACTGTAGTTCTGGTATATACTCAAAGTTCATCCCATAAATTCCTGCCATAAATGTGAGCGGTATAAAAATACTGGCCATAATGGTAAGTACTTTCATAACTTCATTCATTTTGTTGCTTATGGTAGTCATATACATATCCATAAGACCCCAAATCATTTCTCTGTAAATGTCTACACTTTCATTGACTTGAATAATGTGGTCGTAAAGGTCTCTTAAGAATGTGCTTGTTTTCTCTTCAATTAAAGGACTGTCTATTTTCTCAATTCTATTTACTACTTCTCTTAATGGTAAGGTAGCTCTGCGTATTTTAAGAATTTCTCGTTTTAAATCCTGAATATCTTGAGTTATATCTTTAGTGTCTTCTTGTGCAAACAATAAATCCTCAAGAGTTTCTACCTTATCACTTATAGTTTCCATTACTGTAAAGTAATTATCTACCACGGCATCTAATATTGCGAACATCAGATAATCTGCTCCATTGTTTCTTATTCTACCTTTGGAGTTAGCTATTCGGGAGCGTAAGCCATCAAAAACATCACCATCAGATTCTTGGAAGGTTAATACATAATCTTCTCCCATTATAAGAGACATATGCTCATTTATAAACTCACCATCTTCTCTATGATACATCATCTTAAACACTATAAATAAATAGTTTGCATACTCATCTATCTTAGGTCGTTGTGCAGTATCTACTATATCTTCTAATATAAGTGGGTGTATATTATAATGTTCTCCAAGCTTTTCTATTTCTTCTGTATTATGTAACCCGTTTATGTTAATCCAAGAAATGTGCTTGGTATTGCGTTTATCAAAAGCATCTTCTATACTGTTAGATTCTTTATACTCGTAATAATCTGCTGTATAGTCGAAAACCTCTATTTTAGTAGGCAAACCACTTTTATCTCCAGTATACTCTAAGGTTCCAGGAACTTCATTTTTTTTAGATTTTCTCCCTTTCTTTATATTCATCTTGGGAGCTCTAAATTTTGGCTTCTTCATAAGTATCTTTTATAGCACATTAAAGTTAATGCTAATTTCTATTTTAATGTAACCGATTGTAATATTAGACCACTTGCTTGTGCAATATGCGTAAGTTTTATAAACTCTGTTGAAGTGAGTGTCTTCTTAAAGAATTGCATATCAAATTCACCTGAACCTAAATCGAATAAGGCACCCATCATTAACCGTATTTGGTGTCTTTTAAAACCTTGGCCCACAACTTTTAGCATGTAAGATTTTTCAGGAAAAAAGTTTGCTGTATATACTGTGTTTTCTGATAACTCACAAGCATCTATAACACCTATGGTTTGTGTGTCTTCGGTTGGTTTATAGGTGTAGTTCTTAAAATCATGTTCGCCTTGAAATAACGCTGCTGCTTCTTGCATTAATTCAATATTTAATGGTTTGTTGTAACAAACCATATAAGGTGCACAAAAAGGATGCATTTTTTCTCCGTACGTAAACAAGTATATATATTCCTTTAGTTTAGGGTGCTGTATTATATTAAAATTAGCATCTGTTTCTTTAATAGAGAGTGCTTTAATATCTTGCGGCAAGTTGACGTTAAAGTCTTTAAAAAATGAATCTACCTCTAAGGGTTTATCATCTATAAACAATTCAACAAACGTATTATTTACAGACACTTTAGCATCTGTACGGCCAGATGCTAGCAATTTAAATTTTTTATGCCCTAATACGTAGGCTAGCGTTCTCTCTACCATACGCTCTACTGTATTAACATCTGGTTGTTTTTGCCAGCCGTGAAATCTAAATCCTAAATATTGTAATTGTATGATATAATAATAACGTAAACGCTGCACACTTTTTAATTTGCTCAAAGATATTAAAAGTGAATTTTAGGCTTAACTTATGGTAGTTTATATTATACCAACTTTAATAAAACTTTAGCGCAACGACTACCAAAGGATTATCATAAAGCCAGTATCTTTTTAAAAAAATATTTAAATGGAAAATTTACAAGATAAAGTAGCATTAATTACTGGCGGAAGCAAAGGTATTGGGTTTGGTATAGCAGAATCATTCTTAAAACAAGGGATGAAAGTTGCTGTTACCAGCAGGTCTTTAACTAATGCAGAAGATGTTGCAAAAGAATTAAATGCTAAATATGAAGGAAAAGCAATTGGTATAAAAGCCGATGTGCGTAATTACATAGACCAACAAGAAGCTGTACGTAAAACTGTAGATACATTTGGATCTTTAGATGTGCTTATTGCCAATGCTGGCTTAGGTCATTTTGGAAGTATTGAAGAGATAACAGATAAAGAGTGGAAAGAAGTAATAGACACCAACCTAACAGGTGTCTTCTACTCTATTAAATCTGCAGTAGATGAGCTTAAGAAAAGTAAAGGTTATTTTATTTCTATCTCAAGTTTAGCCGGAACAAATTTCTTTGCAGGTGGCTCTGCATATAATGCTAGTAAATTTGGTGTTACAGGATTTACACAAGCAGTAATGTTAGATTTAAGACAAAACGGTATTAAAGTAAGTACAATTATGCCAGGTTCTGTAGCCACACACTTTAACGGTCATACGCCTAATGAAGATGATGCCTGGAAAATACAAAAGGAAGATTTAGGACAACTTACAGTTGATTTACTTAAGATGCCAGAAAATGCATTGCCTAGTAAGGTAGAGATAAGGCCTACAACACCACCAAGTAAATAAAGATTTATCATATTTTAAAAGCTCCAACTGTTTATTTATAGTTGGGGCTTTTAGTTTTAATTTACTTTATGTTTTAATTAATTGAATAACCATCTGCTGTTGTTTGATTAGTACCAAAATCAGCTTCAAATGTTTCTGGATCTGAACCTATAGTTGTTAATGTTACATTTCCTGAGATAGTTGTTTCATCTATATCTATTACTGTAGTACCAAAAGGAACACATCTATACCAGTAGCATCAGGTTCTCCTACATCTTGTATACCGTTAGCATAATCACAATAAAAAACAATTCCAGTTAGTTCTCCTGTATAATCTTTTACTTGAGTTATAGTTGGATCATTTTCTGTAAGAGAATCATTATCACATGCCGTTAACACACTAAACGTAAAAAAATTAATGCAATGTATTTTAGCTTCATAAGAGTCTAGTTATTAAGGTAAAAGACTTTAAATATACTTATTAATTCTGTAGTTTGTTTAACTGCCTTAAACTATCATCTATTTTAAGTTGAAGCATTTTATAATCTTTAGGCGAGTTTACACGTAAATCTAATGCTGCTTGGTATTTTTCTGTAGCTTCAACAAAATCTTTTATGCCATAAAAATAATCTCCAACCAATGTGTAAGCTTCCCATTGATGCGGGTTTAAAAGTATAAGCCGTTGCAGTAATGCATCTGGCACAGGTTGGTTAAGTTTTATCTGTTCAGCTATTAAATTGTAAAGCGATTTATAAGATGCATATTTGTTATACGTCTCAGAATTTAGAAAAGGATCTTCTGCTATAACTTCTTTTAAATAAGCAACACTAGTAGTAACAGCTACTGTATCTTCAAAACGAGCAAAACTTTCTTTAACATTATAAGACACATATTTTCCCATATTATAAGGGTGTGCAGATACCCACAGCTTATAATCTTGTGGTTTAAAAACAATACCGTGGTGTGCTTTTAATTGATTTATTGCACGTTTATTACCAAAGCCTAAAAGAGAATCCTGTAAACCACGCTTTTCTCTTAACACCTTAACTGCTTTTTTAGGAGTCATTTTATTTTCTGCGTTTAACAGCTCATACATACGCTCAAATCTATGCATGGAGTTGGTATTATAAGTTGCATCTCGATTATAAGGATCATTATAAAATGCATCACTTTGAAAATGATTGGCACAAACTATAGTTGTTGTATTTTCTGCTCTATATACAGCTTGTTGCTCGGCAGACTTTTCAATAATTAAAGCTTCACGTTCTATAGCACTTCCTATTAGGATAGATTCGCTTGCAAATACATTAAAACCTTCTGCTATGCGTCTTGCTTCGTAGGTATTTTTAGAATATTGTAATATTTCTCTAGCCACATAACTTATAGGTGTTTGCGCTTCTTTTTCTGTATGAGATAATCCAGAGTTTATTGTTACCGTTACACCATATTCATTCATACCACTTACAACGCCCATAAATCCTGGCCAAGAATAAGTAACAAATCGATGTCCCTTATCTGGTTTTATAAACGTAATAAGCTTAGTTTCATTAAAGGCTTCATTGATATGAAAATCATAATTACGAGCAATTATAAGTTTACCATCAAAAGATTTGTTGCCCCAAACTGCAAAAGATGAGCATCCAGACTCAAAGATTTCTTCAAAGTCATGTGCAATATCTGGCAACGCCTGCAAGTACCATAATCTGTTAATAGGTTTTATAAGTGTGTCTAAAGTTTTGTCTGTAAACTTAGCCAAGCCAGATAATTCTCTGTAATACTCGTTAGGTATGCTTTCGTCAATATTAACTGCGTAGGAATTGTAAAATTTTGAAAGTTGATTAGTACTATCTTTTCCAGAAGCAGCATTAGTTATTCTTTTTACTAAAGCTTGTTCTTGTTTTGTTATAAGTTCGCGAGTTAAACTTCCTGCGGCAAGACCTCTTTGATAGGCGTTGCCTTCTAAATACAATTCCCAAATACCAAATTGGTTTTTGTGTAACTGATTTTTACCTACTCTATAAAATGTATCGTTAACTTTCTCTCTAAGCGTATCGTTAACTGTAATTGTATCAGTAACCTTAGTTGTAGCTACAAAAGGTTTAGCAGTGTTAAAAATAGCTACACTACAACTAATGGTGAAGAATACGAAGACACATAAAATGAAACGTAGTAATAATTTAAGCATCAAGAGATTTAAGAGGTTTTCAAGCTGAAATATACATAATTTAAACTCAAATTAATTTTTACAATTTGTAATTCGCTACATTTTTAAAATGGTTTTAATATTCATAAAAGACTAAGAATGTATATATTTAAATATTAACCAAATTTAACCATATAACCATGTTTAAACCTTTCAGAAAATTATTTTATATAAGCTGTTTAACGCTATTTATAACTTCTTCTGTAACACAAGCCCAACGCATAAATACCAAAATATATGATATTATTGATGCGGTTTCTGCTGAACGTATAGAGGCAGATATCACCACATTGGCAAATTTTGGAACTCGCCATACGTTAAGTGATACCATCTCTAATACTCGAGGAATTGGTGCTGCAAGACGATGGATAAAATCTGAGTTTGACAAGGTCTCCTCTAATTGTAATAATTGCCTAGAGGTGTTTTATCAAAACAATATTGTGAAAGAAGATGGCCGCCGCATTTTTAAAGATGTTAATGTGGTTAATGTTGTTGCTATACAAAGAGGGACAACCTATCCTAACCGCTACGTAATTATGAGTGGTGATATTGATTCTCGCGTAACAGATGCTAATGATGCTACAAGCGACTCGCCTGGAGCTAATGATAATGCAAGTGGTATGGCTGGCACTATTGAAGCTGCACGTGTGTTAAGCAATTATTCTTTTGAAAATAGTATTATCTATGTTGGGCTATCTGGTGAAGAACAAGGATTGTATGGCGGAAAAGGTTTAGCAGAGTATGCCAAGGAAAATGACTGGGATATTATTGGAGTACTTAATAATGATATGATTGGTAATATTGAAGGTGTAGATGGTGTGATAGACAATAGAAGCTTTAGGATATTCTCAGAACCTGTACCACCAAATGAAACAGAGCGTGAGCGAAATGCAAGACGTTTTTACGGAGGCGAAGTAGATGGCATATCTAGACAGCTGGCACGTTACATTCATAAAACAACTAAAACCTATATGCCAGAAATGAATCCTATGATGATTTACAGGTTAGATCGTTTTGGGCGTGGAGGCCATCATAGACCATTTAACGACGTTGGTTTTCCAGGTATACGTATTATGGAAGCACACGAAAATTATACACAACAACATCAAGATATACGTACAGAAGATGGTATTGAGTACGGCGATAAACTAAAATTTGTAAACTTTAAATATGCTGCAAAGTTAACTGCTGTTAATGCCATAAATTTAGCAAGTTTGGCTTGGGCACCGCCAAGCCCTAAGAGTGTGAGTATTGGTGGTATTGTAGAGCCAAGTGCAAAATTATCTTGGAGCGCTGTAAAAGGTGCCGTGGCCTATAAAGTATATTGGAGAGATACCACTTCTCCTACTTGGGATAATTTTAGAGTTGTAAAAAATGCCACAGAAGTAACTTTAGATGGTATCGTTCTGGATAATTTCTTTTTTGGTGTATCTGCAATTGGCGAACACGGACATGAAAGTGTTGTTGTATTTCCTAACAATATTATGAGATAATATTGGAAAGGCCAGAACTTTATTTTCCCAGAGATGTAGAGTGGCGAGCTTGGCTACAAAACAATTACAATAATTTTCCAAACGGTGTATATTTAATCTTTTATAAATTAGAAAATAACCAACCTTCTATGCGTTGGGAAGAAGCTGTTAAAGTAGCGTTGTGCTTTGGATGGATAGATAGTACTGTAAAAAGCTTGGGACACGGCAAGCGCCAACAATATTTTTGCCCAAGACGAAAAAATGTCCTTGGAGTGCTTTAAACAAGTCTTATATAAAAAAGTTAACAGCTAAAGGCCTTATACACGAAAGTGGTTGGCAAAGTATAGAGCGCGCCAAAGAAGATGGCAGTTGGACTATGATGGATGCTGTTGAAAACGGTATCATACCAGATGACCTTAAACGCGCTTTTTCTAAACATGAAAATGCTTTTAAAAATTACGAAGCATTTAGTAAAGGTTAAAAAAAAGCTATCTCTCTTGGCTTAATTCAGCAAAACGAGAAGCTACTCGCCAAAAACGCATCACTCAGATTATAAATCTTTGTGAAGCTAATATAAAAACACGCTCTTAAAACTTAAGCGTTAACAACTCATTCCATTGTGTGGTATATCTAGGACTACGTTCTTTTTTTATAAGCTCCCATTCTTCATTTCTAGAACCTAATAATGCCGACTTTATGGTAGATTTTCCATACTTGGCATTTATAGCATCAAAAGTCTTCATAAAGTCTTTTTGCTTCCAAGATTTAGGGGTTTCAAACAAATTACCTTGCACAAACTCTTTGGGAATAATGCCCGTTAAACAAACACCTACTTTTTTGTAGCGGTAACCTGGCTTATAAATACGATGCAGCGCTTTTCTTGCTTCAGTAATAAGCGTAAAGGTATCATGTGTAGGTACAGATAAGGTTACTGTTGTACTTTTAGAGTACTGCTTGTCTATATCACTATGATAATTAGTATGTATAAAAACTTGCAAATATGTGGCACAAGAGTTTTGTTGCCTCAACGTTTCTGCAACTTCACTTATATAGTAACTACAAGCTTCTTCAATAAGATCTAAACGCTCTAATTTATGTCCAAAAGACTTAGCTGTGCCTATACCCTTTTTTGTTTTGGGGATCGTTTGTATTTCTAGACACTGTTCTCCTTTTAGCTCTTTCCAAATACGCTCTCCCACTACGGTTAAATGTTTACGCACCCAAGATAAAGACATAGCTGTAAAGTCTAATCCTGTATGTGTACCTAGAATTTGTAAACGCTCGGCATGCTTTTTTCCAATACCCCAAATGTCTTTTATCTTAGCCCATTGTAAAGCTTCAATACGTTTATCTTCAGTATCTATCACCCATATATAATTAGAGGTTTCAATCTTCTTTGCCATACGGTTTGCCAATTTTGCCAATACTTTAGTTGGTGCTATTCCCACACCAACAGGCAAGCCTGTCTCCTTAAAAATGGTGTCTCTAATTGTCTTGGCCACATCTTCTAAATTAAAGAAGGACATACCAGAAAGATCTACAAAAGATTCGTCTATACTGTACACTTCAACCTTTGGAGAAAATCGTGTGAGAATATTCATGACACGTTGAGACATTTCTGCATAAAGCGTATAATTAGAGGAAAAAAATGTGACATTATTTGCTAGAAGTTGATCCTTAATCTTAAATACCGGTTCAAACATAGGGATGTGCGCCAATGCCTTAGCTTCTTTGTTAGCTGCTATAATACAGCCATCATTATTGCTAAGAACCACAACAGGTTTTCCTTGCAAGTCTGGACGAAATACCTGCTCTACAGAAGCATAAAAGCTATTACAGTCTACAAGTGCAATCATCTTATCGCGTGTATTATATAGGTTACAACTCCCCAAAGCATAAATGCATTTGTTTCAGACTGCTTCGGAATTCTAAGAAGGTTAAATTCACCATCTACAATAACTAGTGCTAAATCATTTTCTTTAGCAAGTAGAGATCGATCTATAATAAGTACATCGTTTTCAAAAATGAGATGCTCCGGATAGTTTTCCATAATTCTCACATAAAACGTAGCATCTTTGTTACCTATAAGCTCTTTATTCAAATCTATAACTGCTTCTTGATAATGCGTTGCAGGACTAGGAAATCCAGTTTGTTTAGAGACTTCTGCTTGGTGGCGTTCTGCAGGACGTTGTACTTTATGTGCATTAAAAATTTCCATATTACAAAACTACAAAATTGGATTATTTCCTAAAGTTGGATTATTTCCAACTTATGAACAATTTTAAAAATGAACTATATTCGCTCAAAAAAGCGTTGACAGCACATCAAAAAACTCAGAACCTCTTTAAAAACTATGGCATTGCTGTATTGTGTTTCATAGCATACTTTACCTTAGTAGGCATATTAACTGTGGTGTTTCCTGAGTTACAATTAGATGCTATAAAAGACACCAGATTAGATGCTATGATTAAAGAGAACCCATTAAAGTTCTTTATTCTAGCTGTTATTCTTGCTCCTTTATTGGAAGAAGGTGTTTACAGAACTTTAATAGCCCCTAAACCTTGGGAAATAGCATTCTTTTTAGCTTGCTTAACATTACTCTTTGCAGGACGTTTTTTTCCAGAAGATGTTTTATGGTGGCTAAAGTGTATTATTAGCGTGTTGTCTTTAGTTATAATTTATAAATTATTTAGAGAACTGTTACCTGTACAACTAACTCAACAAGTCTGTAACATACTAACAAGATTTAAAATTCCTATTGTAATAATAAGTTCTATAATCTTTGGGTTTGCACACGTTTATAACTATGTAGATAGCTTTATAATAACACTGCCTTTATTTATAGCTATTGTGCCTAGAATTATTTTGGGACTTTTATTTGCTAAGGTTAAAATTGAAAACAATGGGTTACCTTGGGCTATGTATTTACATGCTATAAATAATGGTGTCATTTTTATAATAGCATACCTTAACTATAGCAATCAGCCACTTTAGATTCTGTATATTTGACCCCAAATTCATAGGTTATGGCAAATCGCGAAGCGATAAGTATTTTTCATATGTTAAAGATTGGTGTGGGACCTTCTAGCTCACACACATTAGGACCTTGGCGTGCAGCGCAACGTTGGATAGAAGAACTTAAAGAACAGAAAAAGTTTGATAAGGTTACAAAAGTTCAAGTAGATTTATATGGTTCATTATCACTTACCGGAAAAGGTCATGCTACAGATTTAGCATCACTCTTAGGATTAAGTGGATATGATCCTGTAACTATTCCTATTGAAAGTATTGATGGAGAGATTGCGCAAATAAA
This region of Croceibacter atlanticus HTCC2559 genomic DNA includes:
- a CDS encoding SDR family oxidoreductase; translated protein: MENLQDKVALITGGSKGIGFGIAESFLKQGMKVAVTSRSLTNAEDVAKELNAKYEGKAIGIKADVRNYIDQQEAVRKTVDTFGSLDVLIANAGLGHFGSIEEITDKEWKEVIDTNLTGVFYSIKSAVDELKKSKGYFISISSLAGTNFFAGGSAYNASKFGVTGFTQAVMLDLRQNGIKVSTIMPGSVATHFNGHTPNEDDAWKIQKEDLGQLTVDLLKMPENALPSKVEIRPTTPPSK
- the corA gene encoding magnesium/cobalt transporter CorA, translated to MKKPKFRAPKMNIKKGRKSKKNEVPGTLEYTGDKSGLPTKIEVFDYTADYYEYKESNSIEDAFDKRNTKHISWININGLHNTEEIEKLGEHYNIHPLILEDIVDTAQRPKIDEYANYLFIVFKMMYHREDGEFINEHMSLIMGEDYVLTFQESDGDVFDGLRSRIANSKGRIRNNGADYLMFAILDAVVDNYFTVMETISDKVETLEDLLFAQEDTKDITQDIQDLKREILKIRRATLPLREVVNRIEKIDSPLIEEKTSTFLRDLYDHIIQVNESVDIYREMIWGLMDMYMTTISNKMNEVMKVLTIMASIFIPLTFMAGIYGMNFEYIPELQFKYGYFYLWGAMLIVFFGLLWYFKRKKWL
- a CDS encoding RsmD family RNA methyltransferase — encoded protein: MRIVSGKYKSKRITAPKNLPVRPTTDMAKEGLFNRLNNWYSFRSIKVLDLFAGTGNISFEFLSRGTEHIVAVDNHNNCLKFINTIAKELNGEITTIKSDVLKYLEKASGSFEVVFADPPYALPQEDFETLVQLVFKHNWLTDNGTLIVEHSQQTDLAHLEHFTEARRYGSSVFSFFEM
- a CDS encoding ATP-dependent DNA helicase, with translation MDAKEFYNVLKQDFGHQTTTRQDIALQKLSEFILDSEPEELFLLKGFAGTGKTTITSTIVKNIWKVRKSVVLAAPTGRAAKVLGNYAKQNAQTIHRKIYFPKSKNNNITFSLRPNKHRNTLFIVDEASMIPDTPSDAKLFENGSLLNDLIEFVDAGFKCRLLLIGDTAQLPPVKLDISPALDEKKLMLDYNREVTHIELNEVVRQSEESDILLNATQIRHILEDGFYDSFKFNITQKGDVVRLIDGHEIMDAINDSYSQLGHEDTCIVVRSNKRANLYNQNIRQRILFQEEEISAGDYFMVVKNNYFWVKPTTDAGFIANGDIVKVLEIFAIKELYGFRFAEVNVQMVDYPNMKPFETVVLLDTLTSNTASLSFEESNQLYQEVMKDYADVKTKYQKFLKVKNNKFFNALQVKFSYAITCHKSQGGQWDTVFVEQPYLPDGIDKDYLRWLYTAITRAKSKLYLIGFKNEMFEDNSF
- a CDS encoding DUF3822 family protein, which codes for MAQTTNNIIQTPKALSILVSLDGLSFCVLSFGKISLLSEVSFEKQLNPIEVLERLKKALSKEQLISEHFEKVTLTISNELFTCVPEALFNKNNLTNYLKFSSKLLKTDFADVDALPALQLHTVYIPFTNITNFIYDQFGAFTYRHSISVFAEAILAMQKENSIAVNVTSQYFELVVIQANALKLANRFTYSSKEDFIYYILFTYEQLNLDREEDILYVSGLIEEGDDNYEMAFKYIRHIAFLEYSGYESDTSLELQPHQHLLIRQALI
- a CDS encoding tRNA pseudouridine synthase A, which encodes MSKLKSVQRLRYYYIIQLQYLGFRFHGWQKQPDVNTVERMVERTLAYVLGHKKFKLLASGRTDAKVSVNNTFVELFIDDKPLEVDSFFKDFNVNLPQDIKALSIKETDANFNIIQHPKLKEYIYLFTYGEKMHPFCAPYMVCYNKPLNIELMQEAAALFQGEHDFKNYTYKPTEDTQTIGVIDACELSENTVYTANFFPEKSYMLKVVGQGFKRHQIRLMMGALFDLGSGEFDMQFFKKTLTSTEFIKLTHIAQASGLILQSVTLK